The Helicobacter cetorum MIT 00-7128 region AAAAGCTTAAAATCCCCCTTACTCTTGCCATTATTCAAGCCTTGCTTGTAGGCGTGCAAGAAGAATATTATGCTATCCCACTTTCTTCAGTTTTAGAAACCGTGCGTGTTAGTCAAGATGAAATTTACACCGTTGATGGCAAGAGCGTGTTGCGTTTAAGAGATGAAGTGCTTTCTTTAGTGCGTCTTTCAGATATTTTCAAAGTGGATGCAATTTTAGAATCAGGCTCTGATGTATATGTAGTTATTATAGGATTAGCCGACCAAAAAATTGGCGTGATTGTGGATTATCTAATTGGTCAAGAAGAAGTGGTCATCAAATCTCTAGGATACTATCTCAAAAATACTAGAGGCATTGCTGGGGCTACAGTAAGAGGCGATGGTAAAATTACTCTCATTGTAGATGTAGCTGCTATGATGGAAATGGCAAAGAGCGTGAAAGTTAATATTACTACCTTAATGAATGAATCAGAAAACGCTAAAGTAAAGAGCTCGCCAAGTGATTATGTGGTCTTAGCGATTGATGATAGTAGCACCGATAGAGCCATTATTCGCAAAAGTTTGAAACCACTAGGAATCACTCTTTTAGAGGCAACCAACGGATTAGAGGGACTAGAAATGCTTAAAAATAGCGATAAAACCCCCGATGCGATTTTGGTGGATATTGAAATGCCTAAAATGGATGGCTATACTTTTGCCTCTGAAGTGCGCAAATACAATAAGTTTAAAAGTCTCCCCCTAATTGCTGTAACAAGTCGGGTAACAAAAACTGATAGAATGCGAGGGGTTGAATCAGGAATGACTGAATACATTACCAAACCCTATAGCACTGAGTATTTAACCAGTGTGGTTAAGCGCAGTATTAAACTAGAAGGAGGCGAATAATGAGTAACCAGCTCAAAGATTTGTTTGAAAAACAAAAAGAAGGTAATGCAAGCACTAAGCAAGAGGATAATGAAGAAATTTTACAATTCATCGGTTTTATTATTGGCGATGAAGAATATGCTATCCCGATTTTAAATATTTTAGAAATTGTTAAGCCCATTGGCTATACACGAGTTCCTGAGACCCCTAATTATGTGCTTGGCGTATTTAATTTGCGTGGGAATGTTTTCCCCTTAATTAGCTTACGCCTAAAGTTTGGCTTGAGCGCTGAAAAACAAAACAAAGACACTCGCTATCTTGTAGTGCGTCATAACGACCAAATCGCTGGATTTTTTATTGACCGCTTGACTGAGGCAATCCGCATCAAGCAATCTGATATTGACCCTGTTCCAGAGACCTTGAGCGATAACAACAATTTAACTTATGGAATCGGAAAGCAAGATGATAGGCTTGTAACTATTCTCAATGTTGAAGAAATCTTAAAAAAAGATTTCTAAAATTATCAATATTTCCTAGATTTCTTAGCAAACCCTCTCAATCCTTTTTTTGGGGGGTTTGTTTAATTTTTCTATCACCCAAAATAAACATGTGTCTGTTGGGTTTAAAAGTGTATAACCCTAAATTCCCACCACTTAAACAAAATATAGAAAAATAATGTTAGCAAGCACTCTACTTGTCTGGCTCAAATTATTTTTTACAACCACTAACATTTTTGCCCTTGTTATAACTTTCATCAAATACAAATAGTATTTTTCTAAAAAATAGTTCAATTCTTTAATGCTAAACACCCTACCTTAACTCATCAATTGTTATCATTTCTGCAACAATTTTGATTATCAACAAACACTTCTCTTTCTGTTTAATTTTGACGCCTAAA contains the following coding sequences:
- a CDS encoding chemotaxis protein CheW; this translates as MSNQLKDLFEKQKEGNASTKQEDNEEILQFIGFIIGDEEYAIPILNILEIVKPIGYTRVPETPNYVLGVFNLRGNVFPLISLRLKFGLSAEKQNKDTRYLVVRHNDQIAGFFIDRLTEAIRIKQSDIDPVPETLSDNNNLTYGIGKQDDRLVTILNVEEILKKDF